The following DNA comes from Quercus robur chromosome 1, dhQueRobu3.1, whole genome shotgun sequence.
ttttctgttcaactactacttttttttttaatatttaatttccttcattggtttttgttttttgtctatacttgatttggttttttttttcttttttattttattttataatttgttactttCTTTTTAATCTAGTAGGGatataaaagtaaatttataaaaattatattttctgtccctccacttttccaccctaaACCAAACACCATGAcgaaaaactaaaatattttctatcctcccacttttctatcctctctctattttctattctctctctattttctattcttccacttttccactcctccaatcAAACGGATCCTAAAACTCCGTTGTTGTTGTATACATACCTAAGGAGAGGAGTGTCATTTTGTCTATTGTTTAAGCTAGagtcttttttaaaaatggaatattgggttaataaaataattgtttgagAGGGCATATACTTGAGTCACTCTTAACTGATGCatttagagcatctccaacagtcattctatctctattttttctccaaaaaagtcactattcacacaaaaaaaaaaacccctccaACAGCCTCTCCAtctccacatttttttttttaagatttgctATAGTAGCTCTCTAGTGTAGCTCatctaagagcatctccagcagaattagcaaatttttgtactatttgacaaatgaacagtgacttttacatttatttacccacttttttaaatacattttctAACAgactctctatctcatttaaatattattttttcatttattatttattctttttttaacaactacacatcttccaacatttttttattcaacacctaattattataatagaacaAAAGATTTGATGAGTTACtgtttatggaaaaaaaaaaaacggtttcAGGTTTTAGAGAGGCTGTTGGAGCAcagttttcctcttttttccgGTTTCACTCTCTATATTTTAGCTATGTATGCTCTATTGGAGATGCTTTAAACAATATCCTCCCTTAAAATATTGCccggttgaataaaaaattatttttttctctttcctccctttctctttcatcctcactctctttctctcttctttatctCAACGGCTACAAAACGCAAAATACAATCCAAACACgaaaataatttttctcataaaccaaatgaaataagaaaaaataaagaaatagagaaaagagagagacctgTTCATGAGTAAAAGAATTAATTCAGTCTCAATAATCACAActgattaaaatatttaattttcactTAATAATCACAACAGTAACAACAGAACTATTCTTGATCttttctctcaaacatctctaaactcaGTCTCAATCAAACATTCACAACggctacaaacacaacaatcatTTCTCTTAAACATCTATAAACTCAAGCATAATCAAAAACacaatcttaaaattaatcaaatcataacaataaaagcaaaaaaaaaaaaaaaaaaaaaaaaaaaaaaaaaaaaaaaagaagagacagAAGCCATTTGACCCACGGTGGAGCAAGCAAGCAACCCACGGTGGAGCAAAAATGAGACAACGCCTGCCTTTGTCCTTCGATCAACGGTAGAGCAAGCAATCACTTGttcttaatttctttgtttcttatcaCTGTAGAGAGTGTTCtagactcaaataaaaaaataataataattaaaaaaaaaagagagagagagagctagagaaagaatgagagagagagagagctagagaaagGATGAGAGAGCTGGAGAAAGTGAAATTGAGATCTGGAAtgaactagaaaaagaaaaagaagggtagATAGAGATGGGAGTGAGATAGGtgtgtggtggagaaaaaaccaagagaaaaaagaaaaaagaaacgtCTGGATGTAATTAAGtttggaaaaataatataaaaaagaaaaagaaaaaagaaattgcaaTTAAGAAATGttaccataatattttcataataaattttaagtaatagattgttattaactaatattggtgagtaaaaaaataatttcagtggtgggttaaaattagaactagtaataaCTTTCCACATAAGATTTTGATATGATTcctgtgaaagtattgtgaaaaatattatgaatataacattttttattgaaaaatataattgttgagaatgaatatagaaagaataaatgatgataaaaaaaaataaagaataaatgaagaaataatatttaaatgagatagagaaaatgATAGAGAGTCTATTGGAAAGTGTGTTTGAAAAAATAAGTAAGCAaaaaacagtacaaaaatttgaagagtTGGTTGAAAATGCTCTTATTATACATACCTGAGGGCATTTTGGGGTGAGTGTCATTTCATGAAATGTTGGAGACACTGCGTAATGTTGGGGAAAAATGTTTGCATTTGCTTTTCAGATATATAGGGGTCTATGTCTGCCCGTTTATGTTTCACTTATATGATTTTCCGTACAATTGGTGGACTATATATGCAGGAGGTATACTCAGTGCTTGTGGTAGTGGACCCTTTCAGAAAGCATTGTCGTCAGATTGGGCTGATCTGGTTGATGGGTTTCAAAAGTCAGCACTAGAGTCACGGCTGGGGATACCACTAATATATGGGGTTGATGCAGTTCATGGTCACAATAGTGTTTATGGAGCCACTATATTTCCTCACAATATTGGCTTGGGAGCTACCAGGTTCGTGTTAGACGGACCTCTGGTACCTGGGAATCTTTACATAATTGtcacttttcagtttttagcaaatcTAAAACACACACAAGGAAAGTAAGAAGCAAAGTGGTTAGCTTCATAGCCTCTAAATTCATATATTGCATCCAAATTAAATCATCATATTTCATTCAAAACCAGCAGCAGCAGGGGCATTCCCTGCTTCtccatttaattaatttgacaatgttggaaaaaaagaaaatggaatttataatttaaatttaggATCCAAGGAAACAGGTGAAGGGCAAGAGCAATGAATCAATATCCTTTGTTGTGAACCCCTATAATATCTCACAGTGCCAGCCTATGAAGTATGAACCACCAGCTTGCTTTCTCTTTTAgtagttgaaacttgaaacataggaaagaaaaatgatttcatttatGGGGAAGGTAAATGACAAAGAACTATTACagttaatttttgtatttctttgcTTAAAATTTCTTAGGAGCCAAGTGTAGCTTCATAGCCATTTGTACTTTTGAACATGTGATAGGGATGCAGATTTGGTTCAAAAGATTGGGGAAGCAACAGCACTTGAAGTTAGGGCAACCGGCATTCAATGTACTTTTGCTCCTTGTGTGGCTGTAAGTATTATagatgtactttttttttcttggccaTTGTTTGTTATGAAGTGGTTGTAATGGTGAACTAGTAATTCTAAGTTTCAGAGTGTAATACCATTCTGAGTAAAACGCTTTCTCCAACAAACCGGCTTGGTGTAAACACATATTTGTTTGCAATTCAGCTGATGGTTTCTAATTGGAAGAAGATTGCAGTTATTTACGAATATAGCAACTGTTTATGTTTTGCAGTTGGCAATATCTGTTGATGATATGCACTTAGTTTTGTCTTTGAAAGTTGTCATCATTTTGATAATTTAGTTGATTCCTATAGTTTGGAAAGTAACAAACCTGTTTGAATGTTGAAAATTTGTGTCATATAGCTCAATAAATAACTCACAAAAAAGGGATGACTGATGCAGGAAgcaaggaaatatttttttttttaaattttgggagtcaattatatttttattggtctacttatcaaaaaatgtttttatcgGTCAATTAGATTTTTACTCAGCcgttagaaatttttatttaatttcttagatttaaggttatttttgtaatttaataattgGGATCTcccaaatcaattaaaattaagattTCCTATGTCAGTTAAGATTAGGTTTAATCCTAGTATTCAATGTAAGGACAATGTTGTAATATGGAGACAATTAACATTTtgattgataataaaattttgctTGAAATTCTTCCACTGGTCTAGCACTGGCTCCAAACAACCCTAAGTGTTGACTcctagtgggtttttttttttcccttgcttGGTGCTGTCTTTAAGCAAGCTTAGGTGTTGACTAATTGATTTCCTATCCTTTATTTTACGGTTCGTTGTCTCTTTAGGTTTTCTATTCTAGAGTCAAGGGCATTTTAGTAATTCCCCATTTTTTGGTATGGGCCTTAGTCATCTcccaaatcaattaaaattaagattTCCTTTGTCAGTTAAGATTAGGTTTAATCCTAGTATTCAATGTAAGGACACTGTTGTACTATGGAGACAATTAACATTTtgattgataataaaattttgctTGAAATTCTTCCACTGGTCTAGCATTGGCTCCAGACAGCCCTAAGTGTTGACTCCTAGTGGgttttttttcccttgcttGATGCTGACTTTAAGCAAGCTTAGGTGATGACTAATTGATTTCCTATCCTTTTTTTTACGGTTCGTTGACTCTTTAGGTTTTCTATTCTAGAGTCAAGGGCATTTTAGTAATTCCTCATTTTTTGGTATGAGCCTTAGTCATGGGCCATGGGTTTTCTTCTATAAATAAGTCTTATTTAGTTTATGAACACTATGTATGGGTTTTGGTTTAATTCAATTAGGATTTTGGTTTACTAGTCAAAGTAGAAGTCCTAGTTCTACTAGGAGAGGCTAAGATTAGGGTCTATGTAAGTGTCTTTTTGTACTCAAACAAGTAAGAGTCAATAGATAAAATTATCGAGTAAGAGTAGCGTCTATACAAGTGTCTTAGGGTACTGTTCATAATACTATTTACTGGTTCTATTCACAATACTGTTCATCATTACTgttcacatattaaaaaaaaaatctatttctatattttttttttcttctcttttcaacCATAAATCCAATCTTTTCTCTCTTGAACCCTACCCCCTCTTCTATAAAGGTTCCAAACCCCAAAATTTACAAATCCTCCTAAACCTTAACCCACGCCAACCATATGTAGATAAattctcataatttttcatatgtCAACATGTGTTTAAGGTTTTGTTGACAAGCTTCAATCATAGTGGAGCAAGCACAATGTTTGTGGTTTTCTtgtctttgttttgataattcaatagtgaCAACAAGGAAGGAGAATTTGAATACTAGATATCTCTGATTGAAACACATCTCAATCCACACGAGCTGATAGGTTTGTTTTGACCCATTAGGCTATCGCGATCTCAATTGGAgtagtcttagagactcgagttcTTGCGTTCTCTAGATCTACTTTTATAGAACTCGAGTCTgagaaactcgagtttcacgTCAGTTGTATGCTAGCACTGAAAGTCGATTCTCAAAGGCTCGATTTTGTTGCTGAACTCGAGTCTCACAAACTCAAGATACtagtttacaaaataatttcaaaaacatGCTTACTAATGAAAATGTTTCATAAATCATGTTACATGGCAAATTTCCTCTCAAACTAGGTGTCATAAACTCTCCCACCTAAATCCCCGATCTCTTCGTCAAGGTCCACATtgggggtagtgtctctgagtcCTCATGGGGCTATTAGGTTGtctttgatattatttataacTACCTAAGGAAAAACACTAGCCACATTGTGCTATTCCTCCCAAAAGGACTAGTCTAATCACAATTGAAGCTCCTTGTAGTTCTTTATAAAGCCTAGATTGACCTAGTTTGTGATTGATGTGACTcaacacacacccacacaacaCTCTCATCTAATTCAAATCAATATCCAATCAATTTGGGGTACTGAGTTGGGTAAGTTCCTATCAGATAAAATTGTGggttttgaaagttttaacGTTAAAATGAGATGTATGATTCCTATTGTAAAATCTTTCAATAAGATATCACACTTGGGATTTTAAATTGTGAGCTGGAGTTAGTGTTTGACACTTTTAATAGAACATAGAttcttattgttattttcttctttttttattctcttctgTAGAGGTTCGTTTTATGAACAGAATGTTGAGAAGATTAATTTACGTTTTGACAGGTTTGCAGAGATCCCAGATGGGGGCGATGCTATGAAAGTTACAGTGAAGACACTGAAATCGTCAGAAAGATGACTTCCATTATCACAGGCTTGCAGGGCCAGCTACCCCACATACACCCAAAAGGCTACCCTTTTGTGGCTGGGAGGTATGAGGGGAGTCATTCATTTGATTCTATTCACaattctttaaaaaacaaacattttataTCTTTGATTAGATTAACTCATTAGCAAATTCATTTTCCAATTAGAATATGTATCTTACTGGTAAAGTAAAAACCAAGACAATGGAACAACAATctatttcctttctttcttttctgttcaAAGCAATGAGTTTTTTCTTGGTCTTGGGAagaatttttcttgattttttttatccctACTTGTATTGTATTTGGTGTATAAAAACTTATGTTGTCCTCTTTCCATATCTTCTGATTCTAAAGTAGCTATACAGCTAACAGAACTTCATACAACAAGCTTTGTACTAGTACTCAACTTGTTTTATTCTTTCTGGAAATATCTTGATTGTAAATTCCTCTTTTTGATCAATTTAGATTTGGAATATTTAATCTATGCAATGAAATGGATCATTGTTAATTCCTCCTTCTATAGCTGTCCATTGGATTCTTTCTCATAATCCTACATTTTGATTCTAGGAACAATGTTATTGCTTGCGCAAAGCATTTTGTAGGAGATGGGGGTACCAATCGGGGAAAAAATGAGGGGAATACCATATTATCGTATGAGGACTTAGAGAGGATCCACATGGCACCTTATCTGGATTGTATTTCTCAGGGAGTTTCCACTATTATGGCATCCTATTCTAGCTGGAATGAGTGTAAACTGCATGCTAACCATTTTCTCCTGACAGAAATTTTAAAGGATAAGCTAGGCTTCAAGGTAAAAATTGTGATATTACTCATATTATGAAACAAATCTATTTCTTTCCTTGCCAATCCACAGTTTTTCATCTTTGGGTTTGGATATTCTACTGAAAAAGTAGTTTGTACACTTTAATTGATTATTTGCTAGATCTTGAGTctccaaattttattgttgatcAATGAGATGAAAAGATAAACCTATTttgctttcacatttgttttcttttcctatgTTTTATGTGGGTCTTTCaggatttttttggggggagggggaagGCTATTAGAGAAATTGCACTTACAGTAATCAAATTCCTCTGCATCTCAATAATTCTTGGGTTAGTTTTCTGCTGcagggttttattttttctgattGGGCTGGACTTGACCGACTTAGTGACCCTCGTGGCACAAATTACCGTTCCTGCATTTCCTCTGCTGTTAATGCAGGAATAGACATGGTAGAGATTGAACTCCAATTCCAACGCCTAGGTTGCTCTTTTGGTTTATGTCTTCTTTGCTTGACTAAGAAATATGCAGGTGATGGTGCCttatgattttaaaaagtttttggaGGGCTTGATAGATCTGGTTGAATCTGGCGAGATATCAATGGCCAGGATTGATGATGCTGTTGAACGGATACTTCGAGTAAAGTTTGTTGCTGGTCtttttgaatttcctttcaCAAATAGATCTTTGCTAGATACAGTTGGTTGCAAGGTAACTTTTGCAGAATTTCGCACATGATGTATTGACATTTTTTGCTTGTTTTAATGTTTTCTTCAGAAATTATTAAAAGCTCTCCCATTTTTCATCAAGCTCAATTTGTATCTTTCCCTTGAATGTGTGTGTTTTTCCACTACtgcttaaaattattaatttaattcatATGTAGATGGTATCTTGGCCCAGCACTCTTTTGTAATGCTCAAGcaaatcttttccttttcctaccAAGCCCTAGTCATTCGTGAACTCTAGCCTAGGTACTAATACAGGTACAACACTGTGacacaacaattttttataaattagcCCTTCCTAGCCCTTACCTAGGAAGTAGTGACATGGGTACAGTGCTCCAAATGAAGTGTTCATGCTTCCTAGACTCTAACCCTCCTTTCCAAAGCTTTACACTTCAAAGCCACAAATTCtcaccaccgcacacccttggtgcgatggtcactccacaggtataagtgcttgtggggtgtggggggtaagggccggggttcaaatttctaggagggagtttcacacacatatacacttagattaggctagagtagaattctatcttgtatcaaaaaaaaaaaaaaaaaaaaaaaagccacaaatTCTCCTAGCCCTAAGCTTACCACAAGCACACAGACAAATTTCCCAATTTGTCCTATGTCAGTAACAAATGCATTATAACTAGTTTCATTGTTATGAACTacaatatatcaaattataatgCATTGTGGAtataattgaataatttttgttaGCATCCAACTATAATATGCAAGTAAACTCAACTGAATTATTACTTT
Coding sequences within:
- the LOC126727782 gene encoding uncharacterized protein LOC126727782 isoform X2; amino-acid sequence: MGKVEEDMNCIYRDPNEPVEARIRDLLSRMNLKEKVGQMTQIERRVATPDAIKDLSIGGILSACGSGPFQKALSSDWADLVDGFQKSALESRLGIPLIYGVDAVHGHNSVYGATIFPHNIGLGATRDADLVQKIGEATALEVRATGIQCTFAPCVAVCRDPRWGRCYESYSEDTEIVRKMTSIITGLQGQLPHIHPKGYPFVAGRNNVIACAKHFVGDGGTNRGKNEGNTILSYEDLERIHMAPYLDCISQGVSTIMASYSSWNECKLHANHFLLTEILKDKLGFKGFIFSDWAGLDRLSDPRGTNYRSCISSAVNAGIDMFLEGLIDLVESGEISMARIDDAVERILRVKFVAGLFEFPFTNRSLLDTVGCKLHRDLAREAVRKSLVLLKNGKDPKKSFLPLDKNAKRICVFGTHADNLGYQCGGWTMKWSGGNGRITIGTTILDAIKAAAGDETEVVYEQYPSADTLARQDFSFAIVAVGEEPYVEGLGDNSELVIPLNGADIISSVADSIPTLVILVSGRPLLLEPLLLDKIDALIAAWLPGSEGGGIADVVFGDYDFKGRLPVTWFKQVEQLPLHIGIDSCDSLFPLGFGLTCNKERSLD
- the LOC126727782 gene encoding uncharacterized protein LOC126727782 isoform X1 is translated as MGKVEEDMNCIYRDPNEPVEARIRDLLSRMNLKEKVGQMTQIERRVATPDAIKDLSIGGILSACGSGPFQKALSSDWADLVDGFQKSALESRLGIPLIYGVDAVHGHNSVYGATIFPHNIGLGATRDADLVQKIGEATALEVRATGIQCTFAPCVAVCRDPRWGRCYESYSEDTEIVRKMTSIITGLQGQLPHIHPKGYPFVAGRNNVIACAKHFVGDGGTNRGKNEGNTILSYEDLERIHMAPYLDCISQGVSTIMASYSSWNECKLHANHFLLTEILKDKLGFKGFIFSDWAGLDRLSDPRGTNYRSCISSAVNAGIDMVMVPYDFKKFLEGLIDLVESGEISMARIDDAVERILRVKFVAGLFEFPFTNRSLLDTVGCKLHRDLAREAVRKSLVLLKNGKDPKKSFLPLDKNAKRICVFGTHADNLGYQCGGWTMKWSGGNGRITIGTTILDAIKAAAGDETEVVYEQYPSADTLARQDFSFAIVAVGEEPYVEGLGDNSELVIPLNGADIISSVADSIPTLVILVSGRPLLLEPLLLDKIDALIAAWLPGSEGGGIADVVFGDYDFKGRLPVTWFKQVEQLPLHIGIDSCDSLFPLGFGLTCNKERSLD